CTTTGCTCCTTTCGCCGTCGCCGATTCAACCAACTCATCAATTTCCTTGCGAGAAAGGCTGGCACAATTTGGTACCCTTATCCCCTTGACTATACCTCCCGACGCAATGGCATTCGTGAAAACCTTAAACTCGGACTGGAAGGCGATATCGGAGATATCCACCAAATCCAAACCATACCTTAGATCGGGTTTATCTGTCCCAAATCTTTCCACGGCCTCTTGGTGGGATAGTCTTTCAAAGGGTGTCTTCAAATCGATATCGAACAAGGAGAATATCTCCACCATCATTTCTTCCACCAATTGCAGGATGTCATCCTGGGTGACAAAGGACATCTCCAGATCTATCTGTGTGTGCTCCGGCTGTCTGTCCGCTCTTAAGTCCTCATCCCTGAAACACCTGGCAATCTGGTAATACCTTTCGATCCCTCCGACCATGAGTATTTGCTTGAACAACTGAGGGGATTGAGGGAGAGCATAAAAACGTCCAGGTTGAAGTCTGCTAGGCACCAAATAATCCCTTGCTCCCTCGGGAGTGCTTTTGGTAAGAATCGGCGTTTCTATTTCCAGGAAATCGCGTTTATTTAGGAACTCCCTAACCCTTGTGACCACCTCGTGTCTGAGCTTTAGATTACGAAGCATCTCGGGGCGTCTGATATCCAAGTACCGGAATTTGAGCCTAAGAGATTCGTCCACATCAACTCCACTTTCTATCTCAAATGGAGGTGTTTTGGATGGATTAAGAATCTCTATATCTCTGGCTATTACCTCAACTTCCCCCGTTGGGAGAGCTGGATTCACTGTCCCTTGGGGTCTCTTGACCACCTTTCCCTCAACACATATCACGTATTCGCCTCGAATCTTCCGAGCAACATTGAAAGCCTCGGTACCGTGCACAGGATTGCTTACTACCTGGACGATCCCGCTTCTGTCCCGAAGGTCGATGAAAATTAAACCTCCGTGATCTCTCCTCCGCTGTACCCATCCAGCCAAAATTACCTGCTCACCGACATTTCTGGGAGAGAGTTTTCCACAATTATGAGTCCGAACCGAGTACTTTGTCCTCATGACCATAGTCTTCCTTCCCTCTCATGACTCATGACCTTTGACCCTTGACCTATTTTAAGTGAATTTTCAACCACCTGGGAACCTCTTCTAACTTGACTTCGACCTGCTCCCCGGTCTTCATATCCCTTATCCTGCAAACGCCCCTTCCCAATTCCTTGGAGCCCAAGAACAAAGCGTATGACACCCTAAGCTTATCAGCGAGTTTCATTTGACCCTTCAAACTTCTACCACCATAATCCATATCCGCGGCGATATCTTCCTCCCTTATTCGGCTCAATAGCGCGAAACCATCTGGTTTTTGACCCCTTCCCACTATGGCCAAAAAGACATCCAGCGTCGAATCTTTAGGAAGGGAAACGCCTTCCCTCTCCAAAGCCATGGCAACCCGCTCCGTTCCCAAGGCAAATCCCGTTGCGGGAGTGGGGGGACCCCCGCATCCTTCTACCAAGTTGTCGTATCGTCCTCCACCTCCCAAAGCATTTTGGGCTCCTAGGTGAGGAGATATTACTTCAAAGGTTGTCCTGGTGTAGTAATCCAACCCTCTCACCAAGGATGGATTTATGACATGATTGAGATCCATCATCTTTAGATATTCTTGCACCTCATGAAAGTGAACCTTGCAATTCTCGCAGAGATGATCCAAAATGCGGGGAGCATTAGACAGAAGATTCTGACAAGCTTCCTTCTTGCAATCGAACACACGAAGGGGGTTGAGCTTGATCCTCCTCTTACAATCCGAGCAAAATTTACCTATCCTTGGCTGCAGATATCCCTCGAGAGA
The nucleotide sequence above comes from Actinomycetota bacterium. Encoded proteins:
- the aspS gene encoding aspartate--tRNA ligase, whose amino-acid sequence is MRTKYSVRTHNCGKLSPRNVGEQVILAGWVQRRRDHGGLIFIDLRDRSGIVQVVSNPVHGTEAFNVARKIRGEYVICVEGKVVKRPQGTVNPALPTGEVEVIARDIEILNPSKTPPFEIESGVDVDESLRLKFRYLDIRRPEMLRNLKLRHEVVTRVREFLNKRDFLEIETPILTKSTPEGARDYLVPSRLQPGRFYALPQSPQLFKQILMVGGIERYYQIARCFRDEDLRADRQPEHTQIDLEMSFVTQDDILQLVEEMMVEIFSLFDIDLKTPFERLSHQEAVERFGTDKPDLRYGLDLVDISDIAFQSEFKVFTNAIASGGIVKGIRVPNCASLSRKEIDELVESATAKGAKGLSWMAISENEVKSPIAKFFTPSQLEEIVDRLEAKPGDLLFFVADKREVTCEILGYLRGELADRLGLMDPLQFKFVWIVDFPLFEYDEEEGRLKSHHHPFTVPTEDSFPLLDKDPLAARAYAYDLVVNGVEIGGGSLRIYDRKLQEKIFKLLEISPEEAERKFGFLLEALEYGAPPHGGIAFGLDRLVMLLAGCSSIREVIAFPKTQTATCPLTGSPDVVDEKQLKELHIRRR
- the hisS gene encoding histidine--tRNA ligase: MEIKAPRGTSDILPEKARIWQFLEHRAISLFERYGYRRIITPIFEYTELFRQGIGESTDIVQKEMYTFRDRKGRSLTLRPEATAPVVRAFLEHDLLKHSQPVKLYYIGPMFRYERPQAGRYREFWQIGVEAIGSLDPALDGEVILLLMHYLKDVGLKRLELHLNSMGCSKCRPSFTESLEGYLQPRIGKFCSDCKRRIKLNPLRVFDCKKEACQNLLSNAPRILDHLCENCKVHFHEVQEYLKMMDLNHVINPSLVRGLDYYTRTTFEVISPHLGAQNALGGGGRYDNLVEGCGGPPTPATGFALGTERVAMALEREGVSLPKDSTLDVFLAIVGRGQKPDGFALLSRIREEDIAADMDYGGRSLKGQMKLADKLRVSYALFLGSKELGRGVCRIRDMKTGEQVEVKLEEVPRWLKIHLK